The Achromobacter deleyi region ATTTCTATGATTTTGTCGAATTGCTGTTCATGATGAGCGCCGTCCTGCTGGCGATGGGCGTATCGCGCCATACGCCGCTGCGCGTCCTGGGCCTGCTTGCACTGGCGGGCCTGGCGACCTGGAACAAGGAAGCCTTCTTCTTTTTCACGCCCGCGCTGTATCCCCTGCTGCGGCGCAACCTGCCGCGCGCGCATGCGGCCGCCCTGGCGGCGGCCCTGCTGTTCGTCTGCGGCTGCGTATATCTGGCGCTGCGCATGCGCTTTGCGGGAAATCCGGGCTCGACAGTGGACTACCAACTGTGGGACAACCTGCGCTTCTACGTTGATCCCGGCAACTGGCTGCGCACCGAGAGTACCTACGGCGTGCTGTTGCCGCGCGGCTTCGGCATCGTGAGCGTGCTGGCGTTCGTCGGCATCGCCGTCAATGGCTGGGCGCGTCTGCCGCAAGCGTTGCGGCAGCATGCGTTGCTGGCCCTGGCCGTCAATGTGCCGCTGTTCGTGCTGTTCTGCTCGCCGGGCGAGATGCGCAACCTGAGCATGCTGTATCCCTCGCTGCTGGGCCTGATGGCAATGGCCATGACGGTCTGGATGACGGTCACCGCCGCGCCCCGCGCGGGTGGCGAGCGCGCCTAGCCGGACATCCTTTTTTACGCGGATTACGGGTTTACCCGATATCTCCGCGTTTCCCAAATTTGTATGATGACCCGATAACTTTCATACCAGAGACACATCATCATGCAGGTCCGGCCGTCATTGCGTTCCGCTGTCCGTCCCCCTTGCCCGGGGGCGTTTCATGACTGAAGAAGCCCGCATCCGGGAAGAGATCTGCACCGTCGGCGCAAGCCTTTACCAGCGTGGCTACACGGTGGGCGCCGCCGGAAACATCAGCGCCCGCCTCGACGACGGCTGGCTGATCACGCCGACCGACGCCTGCCTGGGCCGCCTGGATCCCGCCGAACTGTCCAAGGTCGATCTGGCCGGCAACTGGCTCGCGGGCGGCAAGCCGTCCAAGACCCTGGTGCTGCACCAGGGGATCTACCGCGCCAGCCCCGAATCGCGCGGCATCGTGCATACGCATTCCACGCATCTGGTCGCGCTGACGCTGGCGGGCGTGTGGCGGCAGGACGAGGTGCTGCCGCCGCTCACGCCCTA contains the following coding sequences:
- a CDS encoding aldolase, giving the protein MTEEARIREEICTVGASLYQRGYTVGAAGNISARLDDGWLITPTDACLGRLDPAELSKVDLAGNWLAGGKPSKTLVLHQGIYRASPESRGIVHTHSTHLVALTLAGVWRQDEVLPPLTPYQVMKVGRIPLIGYRRPGDPQAAAEVAAVAAQVRGALFERLGPVVWERSVAHASYALEELEETARLWLMSHPRPAPLSADAIEELRLTFGARY